In the genome of Oncorhynchus clarkii lewisi isolate Uvic-CL-2024 chromosome 4, UVic_Ocla_1.0, whole genome shotgun sequence, one region contains:
- the LOC139407073 gene encoding CCN family member 2-like encodes MSAGMNMRLISFFCLTLSYLAVAQECSGQCSCPDVHPQCPPGVSLVPDACGCCRVCAKQMGELCTDRDMCDPHKGLFCDFGSPVNRRIGVCTAKGGATCVMGGMVYRSGESFQSSCKYQCTCLDGAVGCIPLCSMDIRLPSPDCPMPRRVKVPGKCCEEWVCDAPQNTNIFVGSALAAYREEETYGPDPSMMRENCLVQTTEWSACSKTCGLGISTKVTNDNRECRLEKQSRLCMVRPCESHMEQSIRKGKKCIRTPRVSKSMKFEISGCTTTKSYRPKFCGVCTDGRCCTPHRTTTLPMEFKCPDGQVMKKQMMFIKTCACHYNCPGENDIFESMYYKKMLGDMA; translated from the exons ATGTCTGCTGGAATGAACATGAGGCTGATTTCTTtcttctgtctcactctctcctaccTG GCTGTGGCTCAGGAGTGCAGTGGGCAGTGTAGTTGTCCTGATGTGCACCCCCAGTGTCCCCCTGGTGTGAGCCTGGTGCCCGATGCCTGCGGCTGCTGCAGGGTGTGTGCCAAGCAGATGGGCGAGCTTTGCACAGACAGGGACATGTGCGACCCCCACAAAGGGCTCTTCTGTGACTTCGGCTCCCCCGTCAACCGCCGCATAGGAGTCTGCACAG CTAAGGGTGGCGCCACCTGTGTGATGGGTGGGATGGTGTACAGGAGTGGAGAGTCCTTCCAGAGCAGCTGTAAATACCAGTGCACGTGCCTGGACGGTGCCGTGGGCTGTATTCCCCTGTGCAGCATGGACATCCGCCTGCCCAGCCCTGACTGCCCCATGCCCCGCCGCGTCAAAGTGCCCGGGAAGTGCTGCGAGGAGTGGGTGTGCGATGCCCCCCAAAACACAAACATCTTTGTGGGCTCTGCTCTTGCTG CTTACAGAGAGGAGGAGACCTACGGGCCTGACCCCTCCATGATGAGGGAGAACTGCCTGGTCCAGACCACTGAGTGGAGCGCCTGCTCGAAGACCTGCGGCCTGGGCATCTCTACCAAAGTAACCAACGACAACCGCGAGTGCCGCCTGGAGAAACAGTCCCGTCTGTGCATGGTCAGACCCTGCGAGTCCCACATGGAGCAGAGCATTAGG AAGGGAAAGAAATGCATCCGCACGCCAAGAGTGTCCAAGTCCATGAAGTTTGAGATCTCTGGCTGCACCACCACCAAGTCCTACCGCCCCAAGTTCTGCGGCGTGTGCACCGACGGTCGCTGCTGCACCCCCCACAGAACCACCACCCTGCCCATGGAGTTCAAGTGCCCCGACGGCCAGGTCATGAAGAAGCAGATGATGTTCATCAAGACCTGCGCGTGCCACTACAACTGCCCCGGCGAGAATGACATATTTGAGTCCATGTACTACAAGAAGATGCTGGGAGACATGGCGTAA